A part of Bombus huntii isolate Logan2020A chromosome 16, iyBomHunt1.1, whole genome shotgun sequence genomic DNA contains:
- the LOC126874639 gene encoding A-kinase anchor protein 9-like isoform X2 — translation MDEVSDEESFHNDKSMEHRKSDPHEGVSSKDVTQSSVSMSEGEADGDLEGLAGRVVQLEELLQGKEAIVEALNAEIDHLRAEASSPNSSQSQSSSIHSRDVLSLYHIKLQEFEKAVNQRDKLIEDLMWSLQHALSVRDNLASQLNSINAMQIPCKDSDKNKCLEEKIDTLEKTVSDQRSIIQKLNSQVTQNQEYVQTLEMEKETRTAEINDYKLQINNLNEQIRLNAADKNLNIAETLEQQKQYEVRVDKIKQDMQHILKKFTTEMNINTARHQQELKEQATKYEKEVMNIQKEYEEHLKQLKEENKTMADRLNKELPDLETRHAKELSIFQTQLAHYKKTVETLKLELMNRSESQQTAQAELNEQKSKFNEFRVQAEKVTHIQNLDHQKEKEMLHEQIKLHKLQLEEVTSKYIAATAVLESKESIERSLEQALTNAAVLKEENESLKFKLDDLSSRYSTAQSLIENSQSHERTLSNKIYDLEKSLSRLSGINVSTLSELNETTYQTFDEVAIQYQLTKQKLEEKAEFEKLLICKIEGLEEDVRKSKEELEQANLTKKSYEKQLKDMKNVCDKYKSELSSLKKNSLDGQSTLPLAEESKSSSQSMKDTISDLLHKTEEDQQEIKKLKMTLELKETELAESIKKMYDLADMLKKSEEEREQLKTGLATAWAQCAEVEEKLNQTLALSDSKLDVSLSSSYNSALMKQFKLDRIVNNSVDTTHDKSIDINRTLDEKTEDPNISNKTASLQEKLMLVLEENKRLLKEVEHLMSQQADYEEIKNKMDHYINLSENLTIEKEHKNEENKALKKKLENMHSLQDSVNQLTLEKEILRKEIEALIHVHDEQINAIKTETTSEIRKVQSLMLSAKGGTTELNDLKTELEMRHAKEMEELRMYFEQKCLLMEKQYSEEIFSQQSKKMSDNDSEIADITEGLYFGGAGDCLNVSNISEHSSRLGSPIKDEQSKHTSQNFNSYKSELEYEINIKTLQQELQNRIIELQEAKLQCEKSLEEQKNMYERQLYNNKDKERRELLKNMANQHCQTEWDAGALENGELTQLRAAYNHQLEEQIALAKLDIVNALQEQIQALLTVESDVEDNWPAELLELRDKLTGNAKREMQLLKETHTEEMQRLKEEHSRTVARMIDRHQEELNKIKSECVQNYGEKGDLDKGVVTDNQILEERNTLSKTCVTLKTLIEELIKYFSICEEEVNNTFITKVVKSQLSDSVINEKAMQIDKSDGLKFNESRENQETSLLNSSKMKIQRIHFAPKTTEIVSIINSNAETLPTILEEDECITEKLKQELNNCVRRLKSESAEILSTSLSTRERRHSSPLKDTLWLNKMNEELNLKLHHAEALVIGYQEEISHLKMTILDLQRKLINAENKKETITEGYGENYDLGTDITLQDFSQLQEKVRHVLSNGGGDCTELLQLIDEQSRLTEKLMEEAKREKEDLQQQQVPLEPTPTPYIHRVCRRKIEAADKQLKATRRFLDEQASEREAERDEAAKQVYVLQEQLKEREREKERDQRITSESTLSPEATSDVPVLQASDIGAVVEVLESQMREMSSLMSDTEARKSETESELKAAIDKIWVLREIITDLEQQLQIKTEKEESLQLQINQLETVIAAQTKNQHELVQELDAVKMGSESKQLNEHIIHLQEELRKHKLSSEQFNVNSAALKQMKTELRDMQNHLTKRIRELESAHMCSSNLSLSQPSEDVSIREQIDASRCPTPDDPTAPPMLPLDQLLKLKEKMLKHARAEEVALKRIKDLELQVTAFKNQNEELQAEQEILQQTTSEQLFQIEAMRGRLEQHKQSAPFAQRQATSRLELQLHEANAKFQSLERTIADKDLELQDMKNQLDRINQLLQEKEAEIANVVQVESATIQKLKEHVEIIEEEKKILQAKVGVQEHAQLELPRLIDSMLADKNEEIDHLKEQLSKKEKQLEIYSSLNLDETQLRELVRQTEAKNSARTLSDILSIHSECEETTEAIRGANTTQNLPNVSAFKVPTSPVPKSIDNSTVPLMDSTKIIQVPLLDLGSQSLSANSSQQSRILDLLHSGQESKSSTSENNNSSDRTDHATQSTKQCTQTQELPQRERADERSDDSSSNRSYVPSMKYTQTSINETLKEVENLEIQLQAVREELDMKSAILTKREDDLIALQKLYDELQMEFKNVVETLSRDKCFYQNQYELSRVSENKIKKDLQEIENILKLSNEEMQDHKNKIQMNEKIIIELNLENNKLKKDIEEKEQELGQTREYTILLQEQAKELQKFRDAILEKDITIETIQTRNIEIENENKQLYEFKTKYQSTKQELLECQNEIQRLTEGLNNRDQVIRRLEEMARRTSFSGTSSPSNEKDQEIHHLQEYLKEKDKVIRQMSDDSKSLHKALEAIQNKMKESGNVVELRKKLKDERKINAELRNMVDNLNKDLSDLKLPAQRLQDDIDIEDMVQRELNLSAHLDRKIMNAIENDDEDKKKTERQTPYQDFQEAKYIELKLKLSQANKINEELKKLKDDLEIETEMLKCQITEYEGRIFQLKSDLTEKSKKIAKLDEELSSEKNLMRKLKIQIEKEHRAMQVGCSELIETLQSKLKNSLDNEVKLKNELSLLQDEHKNLEIQLSLMKDHVQSQKVDDLSKLTDLEAERKKYLSLMESFEKEGRENTELKDTLRKLQMEKNHFEKQLEVEVEKNENLTSNLVLIKGTNDHLQTDLRRTKEELKAKQEEGEWLQKRIKTMSDAETKRQEQKISEHSELKALRREINNARDVIMDLEADMKQSKRELTESLEREMKLAETFKERETDLLKKLSAVKDEEKNSRDVIAELQQEVKACTRRELELTKELKSRFTNENMPTKFMQKINDLSEVNEKYMTEKTVLQEKLIKSREEKEQLNQRIKLLEDQIKRNKGPQVSNAKIPEIEKLQHFYGKFLRAESRRKALTYQKRYLLIVIGSYQLSEENTLCVLAQLTRDQRSYAVVGRNKKSPKVRFRSAVLVLISIHRMKWLIVRWNIGRRIGVKTLLWNMDQSFLPIQKAAINHSPPVRDKTTANGDGGFDTFEQYCQRLKNVQQRLGLAEAGNLQIIPE, via the exons ATGGAtgaagtatccgatgaggaATCTTTCCATAATGACAAATCTATGGAACATAGAAAATCTGAT CCGCATGAAGGAGTTTCTTCAAAAGATGTGACACAAAGCAGTGTCAGTATGAGCGAAGGAGAAGCAGATGGGGATTTAGAAGGTCTTGCAGGAAGGGTGGTTCAATTAGAAGAGTTGTTGCAAGGGAAAGAAGCCATAGTCGAAGCTTTAAATGCGGAAATTGATCACTTGAGAGCAGAGGCCTCATCTCCAAACTCTTCTCAAAGCCAGAGTAGTAGTATACACAGTAGAGATGTCTTGTCTTTGTATCATATAAAA CTACAAGAGTTTGAAAAAGCAGTGAATCAAAGAGATAAGCTAATAGAAGATCTAATGTGGTCTCTGCAGCATGCTCTGTCTGTAAGAGATAATCTTGCTAGTCAATTGAACTCCATAAATGCTATGCAGATACCTTGTAAAGATAGTGATAAGAATAAGTGCTTGGAAGAAAAG ATTGATACTTTAGAAAAGACTGTAAGCGATCAAAGGtcaataatacaaaaattaaatagtcAGGTGACCCAAAATCAAGAATATGTACAGACACTGGAAATGGAGAAAGAAACTCGAACAGCTGAGATTAATGATTATAAGTtgcaaattaataatttgaatGAACAAATCCGTCTAAATGCTGCTGACAAAAATTTAAACATCGCCGAGACTTTAGAGCAACAGAAACAGTATGAAGTGCGTGTAGATAAGATAAAACAAGATATGCaacatatattaaaaaaatttacaacTGAGATGAATATAAATACTGCACGTCATCAACAGGAATTAAAAGAGCAAGCTacaaagtatgagaaagaggTAATGAATATCCAAAAAGAATATGAAGAACATCTAAAGcaattgaaagaagaaaataagacTATGGCTGATCGCTTGAACAAGGAACTACCAGATCTGGAGACTCGACATGCCAAAGAACTCTCCATATTTCAAACGCAGTTGGCTCACTATAAGAAAACTGTGGAAACTCTGAAACTCGAGTTAATGAATCGTTCTGAATCCCAACAAACTGCCCAAGCTGAATTGAACGAACAAAAATCAAAGTTTAATGAGTTTAGAGTGCAGGCAGAAAAAGTTACACATATTCAAAATCTAGATCAtcaaaaggaaaaagagatgTTACACGAACAGATTAAGTTGCATAAACTTCAATTGGAGGAAGTCACTTCAAAGTACATAGCAGCGACTGCGGTTCTGGAATCGAAGGAAAGCATTGAACGTTCCTTGGAACAAGCCTTAACAAATGCTGCTGTGttgaaagaagagaatgaAAGTCTAAAATTTAAACTCGATGATCTGTCGTCGAGATACTCGACAGCGCAATCGTTGATAGAAAATAGTCAGTCTCATGAAAGAACTTTAAGCAACAAAATCTATGATTTAGAGAAATCATTGTCCAGACTTAGTGGTATAAACGTGAGTACTCTAAGCGAACTGAACGAAACTACGTATCAGACTTTTGACGAAGTGGCGATTCAATATCAGTTGACAAAACAAAAGCTTGAGGAAAAAGCAGAATTCGAGAAACTTTTAATTTGTAAGATTGAGGGTCTTGAAGAGGATGTTCGTAAGTCAAAAGAAGAGTTGGAACAAGCAAATCTTACAAAGAAATCATATGAGAAACAGCTTAAGGATATGAAGAATGTATGCGACAAATACAAATCTGAGCTGAGTTCCTTGAAGAAGAACAGTTTGGATGGCCAGAGTACCCTGCCATTAGCAGAAGAAAGCAAATCATCTAGTCAGAGTATGAaagataccatcagtgatcTGCTGCACAAAACTGAAGAGGATCAACAGGAAATCAAGAAGCTTAAGATGACCCTTGAGCTGAAAGAGACAGAACTTGCAGAATccataaaaaaaatgtatgatcTGGCAGACATGTTGAAGAAATCTGAGGAAGAGCGTGAACAGTTGAAGACTGGATTAGCCACAGCATGGGCACAGTGTGCAGAGGTAGAGGAAAAATTGAATCAGACGTTAGCTTTAAGCGATAGTAAACTTGATGTTTCATTGTCATCCAGTTATAACAGTGCCTTAATGAAACAATTTAAGCTGGATAGGATTGTTAATAATTCTGTAGATACAACACACGATAAAAGCATCGATATAAATAGAACTCTTGATGAGAAAACCGAAGATCCTAATATTAGTAACAAAACAGCATCGCTACAAGAAAAATTAATGCTTGTACTGGAAGAAAATAAACGGTTGCTGAAAGAAGTAGAACATTTAATGAGTCAACAGGCAGActatgaagaaataaaaaacaaaatggatcacTACATTAATCTTTCAGAAAACcttaccatagaaaaggaacataagaatgaagaaaataaagcTTTGAAGAAGAAGTTAGAGAATATGCATTCACTACAAGATTCTGTAAATCAATTAACATTAGAGAAGGAGATTTTACGTAAAGAAATTGAAGCACTGATTCATGTTCATGACGAGCAGATAAACGCTATAAAAACCGAAACTACATCTGAAATTAGAAAAGTACAATCATTAATGTTGAGCGCAAAAGGAGGCACAACAGAGTTAAACGATCTCAAAACCGAACTGGAAATGCGACACGCGAAGGAAATGGAAGAACTGCGTATGTATTTCGAACAAAAATGTTTGCTGATGGAAAAACAATATTCCGAGGAAATATTTAGTCAGCAGTCAAAAAAGATGTCAGACAATGATAGTGAAATTGCTGACATAACTGAAGGCTTATATTTCGGAGGTGCTGGCGATTGTTTGAACGTTTCGAATATCTCTGAGCATAGTTCAAGACTTGGTTCTCCAATAAAGGATGAGCAATCTAAGCATACCAGCCAAAATTTTAATAGTTATAAGTCTGAATTAGagtatgaaataaatatcaaaactTTGCAACAAGAATTGCAAAACAGAATAATAGAGTTGCAGGAAGCGAAATTGCAATGTGAGAAATCTTTAGAAGAACAGAAAAATATGTATGAAAGACAACTATACAATAACAAGGACAAAGAAAGACGCGagttattgaaaaatatggcAAATCAG CATTGTCAAACAGAATGGGATGCGGGTGCGTTGGAAAACGGTGAATTAACGCAACTACGAGCGGCCTACAACCATCAATTGGAAGAACAGATCGCACTAGCTAAGTTGGATATTGTCAATGCGCTCCAAGAACAAATTCAG GCACTTTTAACGGTCGAGTCGGATGTAGAAGATAATTGGCCAGCAGAATTGTTGGAATTACGAGACAAACTGACTGGTAATGCAAAGAGGGAGATGCAACTACTTAAAGAAACCCATACTGAGGAAATGCAACGTTTAAAAGAAGAGCATTCTCGAACTGTAGCTAGAATGATCGATCGTCATCAGGAAGaacttaataaaattaagtcaGAATGTGTTCAGAATTATGGTGAAAAAGGAGATCTTGATAAAGGCGTAGTAACAGATAATCAAATTCTTGAAGAAAG GAATACCTTAAGTAAAACGTGTGTAACTCTTAAAACGTTGATTGAAGAACTGATAAAGTACTTTAGTATTTGTGAAGAGGAAGTTAATAATACTTTTATTACCAAAGTTGTTAAGAGTCAATTATCCGATAGCGTCATTAATGAAAAAGCCATGCAAATTGATAAATCTGATGGATTGAAATTCAACGAATCAAGAGAGAACCAAGAGACTAGCTTATTGAACTCTTCCAAAATGAAGATACAAAGGATCCATTTTGCTCCAAAAACTACCGAGATAGTTTCTATAATAAATAGCAATGCTGAAACTTTACCAACTATTCTGGAAGAAGATGAGTGCATAACAGAAAAATTAAAGCAAGAATTGAACAACTGCGTACGCCGCTTGAAATCTGAAAGCGCTGAAATTCTTAGCACTTCTTTATCCACAAGAGAACGGAGACATAGCTCGCCTTTGAAAGATACTCTTTggttaaataaaatgaatgaaGAACTGAATTTGAAACTTCATCATGCTGAAGCTCTAGTCATCGGCTATCAAGAAGAGATCAGTCATCTGAAAATGACTATTTTAGATCTTCAAAGGAAGCTAATTAATGcagagaataaaaaagaaacaatcaCAGAAGGTTATGGGGAAAATTATGACTTAGGTACTGACATTACTTTGCAAGATTTCTCACAATTGCAAGAAAAAG tgAGACATGTATTATCAAATGGAGGAGGAGATTGCACAGAATTGTTGCAACTGATAGATGAACAATCTAGACTGACTGAAAAATTGATGGAAGAGgcaaaaagggaaaaggaagATTTGCAGCAACAG CAGGTGCCTTTAGAACCTACTCCTACCCCATACATTCACAGGGTTTGCCGCCGAaag ATTGAGGCAGCAGATAAGCAATTAAAAGCAACTCGCAGATTTCTGGATGAGCAAGCAAGCGAAAGAGAAGCTGAGAGAGATGAAGCAGCGAAACAAGTATATGTTCTGCAGGAACAGCTTAAAGAACGTGAACGAGAAAAGGAACGAGATCAACGCATAACATCTGAG TCTACACTATCACCCGAAGCAACGTCAGACGTCCCTGTGCTTCAAGCATCTGACATCGGTGCAGTT GTGGAGGTTCTAGAGTCTCAGATGAGAGAGATGTCCTCTCTTATGTCTGACACAGAGGCCAGAAAATCTGAAACCGAGAGTGAACTGAAAGCAGCTATCGACAAGATTTGGGTACTTAGAGAAATCATCACAGACTTGGAACAACAACTACAGATCAAAACCGAGAAGGAAGAATCTCTTCAATTACAAATCAATCAATTAGAAACTGTGATTGCTGCGCAGACTAAGAACCAGCATGAGTTGGTCCAAGAACTGGATGCTGTTAAGATGGGTAGTGAAAGCAAGCAACTAAATGAACATATTATTCACTTACAg GAGGAATTAAGAAAACACAAGTTAAGTTCTGAACAATTCAACGTGAATTCTGCGGCATTGAAGCAAATGAAAACAGAACTTCGCGATATGCAGAATCATTTAACTAAAAGAATTAGAGAACTGGAATCTGCGCACATGTGTAGTTCCAATTTGAGTTTGAGTCAACCAAGCGAAGATGTCTCTATTAGAGAGCAAATAGATGCCTCGCGGTGCCCTACTCCCGATGATCCTACTGCACCTCCAATGTTACCTCTCGACCAGTTACTTAAACTTAAGGAGAAAATGTTGAAACATGCCAGAGCTGAAGAAGTAGCACTAAAAAGAATCAAAGATTTAGAATTGCAAGTTACTGCTTtcaaaaaccagaacgaggaATTGCAAGCAGAGCAGGAAATTCTTCAGCAAACCACTTCTGAGCAATTGTTTCAAATAGAAGCAATGCGTGGTAGATTGGAGCAACACAAGCAAAGCGCTCCATTTGCCCAGAGACAGGCTACATCACGCTTAGAACTACAACTTCATGAAGCTAATGCCAAGTTTCAATCTTTAGAACGAACCATTGCTGACAAAGATTTAGAATTGCAGGACATGAAGAATCAATTGGATAGAATTAATCAATTATTGCAAGAGAAGGAAGCAGAGATTGCAAATGTGGTGCAAGTAGAAAGTGCTACTATTCAAAAGTTGAAAGAGCACGTAGAAATTATTGAAGAGGAGAAAAAGATTCTTCAGGCGAAAGTTGGTGTTCAAGAGCATGCACAGTTAGAATTACCGAGACTAATAGACAGTATGTTAGCAGACAAGAACGAGGAGATAGATCACTTGAAGGAACAATTAtccaaaaaagaaaaacaactTGAGATATATTCTTCACTGAATCTGGACGAAACACAATTAAGAGAGTTGGTACGACAGACAGAGGCAAAGAATAGTGCACGTACATTGAGCGATATTCTATCAATTCACTCGGAATGCGAAGAGACTACGGAAGCCATCAGAGGAGCCAACACGACACAAAACTTACCTAACGTATCTGCTTTCAAAGTTCCTACTTCACCTGTTCCAAAAAGTATAGATAATTCAACTGTACCTTTAATGGACAGCACTAAGATAATTCAGGTTCCTCTTCTAGACCTTGGTTCTCAAAGTCTATCAGCAAATTCCAGTCAACAATCTAGAATCTTAGACTTGCTGCACAGTGGCCAAGAGTCGAAATCTTCCACGTCGGAAAACAATAATTCTAGTGACAGAACTGACCATGCTACACAGTCAACAAAACAGTGTACTCAAACGCAAGAATTACCACAAAGAGAACGTGCTGATGAGAGAAGTGACGACAGTAGTAGTAATAGATCTTATGTTCCTTCAATGAAATACACTCAGACGTCCATCAATGAGACATTGAAAGAGGTGGAGAACTTGGAAATTCAATTACAGGCAGTAAGAGAGGAATTAGATATGAAATCAGCAATTTTGACTAAAAGAGAAGATGATTTAATAGCTCTGCAGAAACTTTACGACGAGTTGCAAAtggaatttaaaaatgttgtGGAGACACTATCCAGAGATAAGTGTTTCTATCAGAATCAATATGAATTGTCACGAGTATcagagaataaaataaaaaaagatcttcaggaaatagaaaatattttaaaactgAGTAATGAAGAAATGCAAGACCACAAAAATAAGATACAAATGaacgaaaaaattataatagaattGAATTTAGagaataataagttaaaaaaGGATATCGAAGAGAAGGAACAAGAATTAGGACAGACACGGGAATATACTATTCTCCTCCAGGAACAGGCAAAGGAGTTACAGAAATTCAGAGATGCAATTCTCGAAAAAGATATTACTATCGAAACTATCCAAACCCGCAATATTGAGatcgaaaatgaaaataaacagTTGTACGAATTCAAAACAAAGTACCAATCTACCAAACAAGAATTATTAGAATGTCAGAATGAAATTCAAAGACTGACCGAAGGTCTAAACAACAGGGATCAGGTCATTAGAAGATTGGAAGAAATGGCCAGACGCACCAGCTTCTCAGGAACATCCTCACCTTCTAACGAAAAGGATCAAGAAATCCATCATCTGCAGGAAtacttaaaagaaaaagataaagtGATTAGACAAATGAGTGACGATAGCAAAAGTCTGCACAAGGCTTTGGAAGCTATACAGAATAAGATGAAGGAATCTGGAAATGTTGTGGAATTGAGAAAGAAGTTGAAGGATGAAAGAAAGATAAATGCTGAACTGAGGAATATGGTGGATAATCTAAACAAAGATCTGTCTGACCTAAAGTTACCTGCAC AACGATTGCAAGATGATATCGACATCGAAGACATGGTGCAAAGAGAGTTAAATTTATCGGCACACTTAGATAGAAAGATTATGAACGCCATAGAAAACGATGACGAGGATAAGAAAAAGACAGAAAGACAAACTCCTTATCAGGATTTCCAAGAAGCAAAATATATAGaactaaaattaaaactgAGTCAAGctaataaaatcaatgaagAATTGAAGAAGCTGAAAGATGATTTGGAGATAGAAACAGAAATGCTCAAGTGCCAGATAACAGAATACGAAGGTCGAATTTTCCAACTAAAGTCAGATTTAACagagaaatcaaagaaaataGCGAAACTAGATGAAGAATTATCTTCAGAGAAGAATTTGATGAGAAAATTAAAGATTCAGATTGAAAAGGAGCATAGGGCAATGCAAGTTGGTTGTTCAGAATTAATAGAGACCCTCCAGAGTAAGTTGAAGAATTCTTTAGACAATGAGGTGAAGCTTAAAAATGAATTGTCCTTGCTACAAGATGAGCATAAGAATTTAGAGATTCAACTGAGTTTGATGAAAGATCATGTACAATCCCAGAAAGTCGATGACTTATCAAAATTAACAGATTTAGAAGCTGAGAGGAAGAAATATCTGTCATTAATGGAAAGCtttgaaaaagaaggaagggAAAACACAGAGCTGAAGGACACTTTGAGGAAATTACAGATGGAGAAGAATCATTTTGAGAAGCAATTAGAAGTGGAAGTGGAGAAAAATGAGAACTTAACAAGTAATCTGGTTTTGATAAAGGGAACTAATGATCACTTGCAAACTGATCTCAGGCGTACCAAAGAAGAACTAAAAGCGAAACAAGAAGAAGGCGAATGGTTACAGAAGAGAATTAAAACCATGTCTGATGCGGAGACTAAGAGACAAGAACAAAAGATCAGTGAACATAGTGAGCTCAAGGCTTTGAGGAGAGAAATCAATAATGCTAGAGATGTGATA ATGGATTTGGAGGCTGACATGAAACAGTCAAAGAGAGAATTAACGGAATCTCTAGAACGGGAGATGAAGCTAGCTGAGACTTTTAAAGAAAGGGAAACTGATCTACTTAAAAAGTTATCGGCCGTCAAAGATGAGGAGAAGAACTCTAGGGATGTGATTGCTGAGTTACAACAAGAAGTAAAAGCATGTACAAGGAGAGAATTGGAGCTCACAAAGGAACTGAAGAGCAGATTTACAAACGAGAATATGCCTACAAAATTCATGCAAAAGATAAAT GATCTCAGTGAagttaatgaaaaatacatgACAGAAAAGACTGTACTTCAAGAGAAGTTGATAAAATCAAGGGAAGAGAAGGAACAATTGAACCAACGAATTAAATTACTCGAAGATCAAATCAAACGAAATAAGGGACCTCAAGTTTCAAATGCTAAAATCCCAGAAATAGAAAAG TTGCAACATTTTTATGGAAAGTTTCTGCGAGCGGAAAGCAGACGCAAGGCTCTAACATATCAGAAACGATATTTGTTAATTGTAATTGGTAGCTATCAATTGTCTGAAGAAAATACTCTATGTGTACTCGCCCAATTGACCAGAGACCAACGATCCTACGCTGTGGTAGGCCGTAACAAGAAATCGCCAAAAGTTCGATTTAGGAGTGCGGTGCTTGTTTTGATTAGTATCCATAGAATGAAGTGGTTAATCGTGAGATGGAATATTGGCAGACGAATTGGTGTGAAAACTCTATTATGGAACATGGATCAGTCTTTTCTACCAATTCAAAAAGCCGCCATAAATCATTCGCCTCCTGTTCGAGATAAGACTACCGCAAA TGGAGATGGTGGTTTTGACACGTTTGAACAGTATTGCCAACGACTGAAGAATGTTCAGCAGAGATTGGGTTTAGCAGAGGCTGGGAATCTTCAGATTATTCCAGaatag